Proteins encoded in a region of the Actinomycetota bacterium genome:
- a CDS encoding ATP-binding protein: GVVKVVLDVDGEHLRVLVIDHGAGVPPDREDVLFELFGRADASDSARTSGLGLGLPISDRLLARMAETSPT; encoded by the coding sequence GGGGGGTGGTCAAGGTCGTTCTCGATGTCGACGGCGAGCACTTGCGCGTTCTGGTGATCGACCACGGGGCCGGCGTTCCGCCCGACCGGGAGGATGTTCTGTTCGAGCTCTTTGGCAGGGCGGATGCCTCTGACAGTGCACGGACGTCTGGCCTCGGCCTCGGGCTTCCGATCTCGGACCGATTGCTCGCGCGCATGGCGGAAACATCACCTACCTGA
- a CDS encoding response regulator produces MGDAMNSGGPVRKTWQGTILIVDDNVELVRGLTTLLSNDGYRVDSLSSGATVAESVAVNKPDLVVLDVMMPVVDGWEALARIRDNSANDRLPVMMLTAKGTEDAKVKGFGLGADDYLSKPFSVREFRCRVEALLRRTRLVDVDADEKFPVVVDSGTEFVDAKDVVYIEGVRNYTYIHTFDARFLGRLSLGAVEGRDVSGFMRVHRSYIVRLGAVKGYHWASKSSFKLVLNDAEGTSIPVSRKLVTQVKSCLPR; encoded by the coding sequence ATGGGCGATGCAATGAACTCGGGGGGACCAGTTCGCAAGACGTGGCAGGGCACGATACTGATCGTCGACGACAACGTGGAGCTCGTCCGAGGACTGACCACGCTACTGAGCAATGACGGCTACCGTGTTGACTCGCTGTCCAGCGGAGCGACCGTGGCGGAGTCGGTTGCGGTCAACAAGCCGGACCTCGTGGTGCTAGACGTGATGATGCCGGTGGTCGATGGGTGGGAGGCTCTTGCGCGCATACGCGACAACAGCGCCAACGACCGTCTCCCCGTCATGATGCTTACTGCCAAGGGGACCGAGGATGCCAAAGTGAAGGGCTTCGGCCTTGGCGCGGATGACTACCTGTCCAAACCTTTCTCGGTGCGGGAATTCCGCTGTCGCGTCGAGGCGCTTCTGAGGCGGACGCGCCTGGTTGATGTCGACGCCGACGAGAAGTTCCCGGTCGTCGTGGATTCGGGCACGGAGTTCGTCGACGCCAAGGACGTGGTCTACATCGAAGGCGTGCGCAACTACACGTACATTCACACGTTCGACGCGCGCTTCCTTGGCAGGTTGTCTCTCGGTGCGGTGGAGGGGCGGGACGTGTCCGGGTTCATGCGCGTGCATCGCTCCTATATCGTTCGCCTTGGCGCGGTGAAGGGATATCACTGGGCGTCGAAGTCGTCCTTCAAGTTGGTGCTCAACGATGCTGAGGGGACGAGTATCCCGGTCAGTCGCAAGCTCGTGACCCAGGTCAAGAGCTGTCTTCCTCGGTAG